Proteins from one Juglans microcarpa x Juglans regia isolate MS1-56 chromosome 6S, Jm3101_v1.0, whole genome shotgun sequence genomic window:
- the LOC121236623 gene encoding uncharacterized protein LOC121236623 — protein MPSSLRHLFATILVYCNPTNPRELWERFEQDMSVNFKSIEDSMFNVKMQVLCSISFTPESIEKDINSFHLLDDNICFNENQFDFREIDDELTIEISEKDITASKSFNSEQRHVYNSVLAKVFSNRATPFFVDGPGGTGKTFLYKTLLTAVRSRKLVALATVSSGVAAFILLEGRTAL, from the coding sequence ATGCCGTCTAGTTTGAGACATCTATTTGCAACTATATTGGTTTATTGTAATCCAACCAATCCGAGAGAGCTTTGGGAACGTTTTGAGCAAGATATGTCAGTTAATTTTAAGTCAATTGAAGATTCTATGTTCAATGTAAAAATGCAAGTTTTgtgctcaatctcttttacacCTGAATCAATAGAGAAAGACATTAATTCATTCCATCTTCTTGATGACAACATTTGTTTCAATGAAAACCAATTCGATTTTAGGGAAATCGATGATGAATTGACTATTGAAATTTCAGAAAAAGATATTACTGCATCAAAATCCTTTAATAGTGAACAACGACATGTCTATAATTCAGTTTTGgcaaaggttttttcaaatagagctACTCCATTCTTTGTTGATGGCCCTGGTGGGACAGGAAAGACATTCCTGTACAAGACACTTCTCACCGCAGTAAGATCAAGAAAGTTAGTGGCACTTGCAACTGTTTCATCTGGTGTTGCTGCATTTATCCTTCTTGAAGGTCGAACAGCGCTTTAA